From a region of the Agrobacterium tumefaciens genome:
- a CDS encoding DoxX family protein — protein sequence MASFDNLSRYRPYALAALRIIAALLFIEHGTQKLFGFPASQMEGSLPPMLLVAALLELVGGLLILVGFFTRPVAFILSGQMAVAYFMAHAPKSFFPALNGGDGAILFCFIFLYLVFAGAGALSVDERR from the coding sequence ATGGCCTCTTTCGACAACCTGTCTCGCTATAGACCTTACGCGCTTGCAGCCCTGCGCATCATCGCTGCGCTGCTTTTCATCGAACACGGTACACAAAAGCTGTTCGGCTTTCCTGCATCGCAGATGGAAGGCTCGCTGCCGCCGATGTTGCTTGTTGCCGCTCTGCTCGAACTGGTCGGCGGTCTGCTGATCCTGGTTGGTTTCTTCACGCGGCCGGTTGCCTTCATTCTCTCCGGCCAGATGGCTGTTGCCTATTTCATGGCCCATGCACCGAAGAGCTTCTTCCCGGCTCTCAACGGTGGCGATGGTGCAATCCTTTTCTGCTTCATCTTCCTGTATCTGGTGTTTGCTGGCGCTGGAGCCCTGTCGGTCGATGAACGCCGCTGA
- a CDS encoding Lrp/AsnC family transcriptional regulator produces the protein MPNSKLEPVDVRILSSLQDDGRLTNQALADEVGLSASPCWRRVRQLEETGVIQGYSARIDRRQVGLGVLAFIRVKIDSHNEEEAELFSRQVAALPQVVACYSIAGDADFLMQVVAPDLDSYADFAMSVVRRLPGIKEMQTTFVLKEVKAFEGVPLDFV, from the coding sequence ATGCCAAATTCGAAGCTTGAACCGGTCGATGTTCGAATTCTGTCTTCGTTGCAGGATGACGGCCGGCTTACCAATCAGGCCTTGGCCGACGAAGTCGGACTTTCCGCTTCACCCTGCTGGCGGCGCGTGCGCCAACTGGAGGAAACGGGCGTCATACAAGGGTATTCCGCACGTATAGACCGGAGACAGGTCGGCCTTGGTGTCCTTGCATTCATCCGGGTCAAGATCGACAGCCACAATGAGGAGGAGGCCGAGCTATTCTCCCGCCAGGTTGCAGCGCTTCCGCAAGTTGTGGCGTGTTACAGCATTGCCGGCGACGCGGATTTTCTGATGCAGGTCGTGGCGCCGGATCTGGACAGTTACGCCGATTTTGCGATGTCCGTGGTGCGACGCCTGCCGGGAATCAAGGAAATGCAGACCACCTTCGTACTGAAGGAAGTGAAGGCGTTCGAAGGAGTGCCGCTCGATTTCGTCTGA
- a CDS encoding DUF2000 domain-containing protein, translated as MTDDFRIAIIINPEMPAGWIANTVGAVGIGLGASTPDLAADRLTDGQGRSIEISSNRPVPVLQADSQAIGKLLLKALETKPEGSAIVPFPAFARTLHAYADYRETFPERDLSAEEIDGLGITGPAKWVKSLTGALKLLR; from the coding sequence ATGACAGACGACTTTCGCATCGCCATCATCATCAACCCGGAGATGCCAGCAGGCTGGATTGCCAACACCGTTGGTGCCGTCGGCATCGGGCTTGGCGCCAGCACACCCGACCTTGCTGCAGACCGACTTACGGACGGCCAGGGACGGTCGATCGAGATCAGCTCAAACCGCCCGGTTCCTGTTCTTCAGGCAGATAGCCAGGCGATCGGAAAACTGTTGCTCAAGGCACTGGAAACAAAACCTGAAGGCTCTGCCATAGTGCCCTTCCCGGCCTTCGCACGTACGTTGCACGCCTATGCGGACTACAGAGAGACCTTTCCCGAAAGGGATCTGTCAGCAGAGGAGATCGACGGCCTCGGAATTACCGGGCCGGCGAAATGGGTCAAATCCCTGACGGGCGCACTGAAATTGCTAAGGTAG
- a CDS encoding L,D-transpeptidase, translating to MSISRRGVLFGLPLLLAGCASSGVSHQRLNYAAKPDEKFPLPAMHLDKVKPELRRQEVSYDTTHPAGTVVVDTPARRLYYVMGDGRAMRYGVGVGRQGLALKGDAYVGRKAEWPSWTPTANMMRRDPRNLKFAGGMPGGPNNPLGARALYLYRGNNDTMFRLHGTNQPQSIGHAMSSGCIRMLNHDIIDLYSRVPVGARVVVLQA from the coding sequence ATGTCTATTTCGCGTCGTGGTGTTCTGTTTGGACTACCGCTGTTGTTGGCCGGTTGTGCAAGCTCAGGCGTATCGCATCAAAGGCTCAATTATGCGGCGAAGCCGGATGAGAAATTCCCGCTTCCTGCCATGCATCTCGACAAGGTGAAGCCGGAGCTTCGCCGCCAGGAAGTGTCCTATGATACGACGCATCCAGCAGGTACCGTTGTTGTCGATACGCCGGCGCGCCGTCTGTATTACGTCATGGGCGATGGCCGGGCGATGCGGTATGGCGTTGGTGTCGGCCGACAGGGACTGGCACTGAAGGGCGATGCCTATGTTGGTCGTAAGGCGGAATGGCCATCCTGGACGCCAACAGCAAATATGATGCGACGCGATCCGCGCAACCTGAAATTCGCCGGTGGCATGCCTGGCGGTCCGAACAATCCGCTCGGTGCGCGTGCGCTTTACCTTTATCGTGGTAACAACGATACAATGTTCCGGTTGCACGGCACCAATCAGCCACAGTCCATCGGTCATGCCATGTCCAGCGGTTGCATTCGCATGCTGAACCACGACATCATCGATCTCTATTCGCGTGTTCCTGTCGGCGCCCGCGTCGTCGTCCTGCAGGCCTGA
- a CDS encoding DMT family transporter, which yields MSLDRLAPAIFVFLWSTGWVTAKYAVHYTGPLTFLCLRYALAGIFLWLICRVASVSWPRGWRDIGRAILSGVFLHGIYLGMIWWAIGQGVPAAIGGIIAGLQPLMTAVAAPFVIGERLSNAQRAGLVIGFVGIAIAVLPKMMAVGAAGVPVPFYAVAINVLGMVSVTYGTLYQKKHVHGGNIMAVATLQYVGALLITVPFTFLLEDGHIDWSTGLLATLAWSVGAISIGAVALLLYLIRKGQVSRAASLIYLVPPLAAIEAAVLFGETLTTAMMAGTVLAVAGVYLANRKPVASGSGG from the coding sequence ATGTCTCTTGACCGTCTGGCTCCGGCCATTTTCGTCTTTCTCTGGTCAACCGGGTGGGTGACGGCAAAATATGCCGTCCACTATACCGGGCCACTGACGTTCCTCTGTCTTCGCTATGCTCTGGCGGGTATTTTTCTGTGGCTGATCTGTCGAGTGGCAAGCGTGAGTTGGCCACGGGGATGGAGGGACATCGGTCGTGCGATTTTGTCTGGCGTCTTCCTGCACGGCATCTATCTTGGCATGATCTGGTGGGCGATTGGCCAGGGCGTTCCGGCGGCAATCGGTGGTATCATTGCCGGATTGCAGCCGCTGATGACTGCCGTTGCCGCTCCTTTTGTGATCGGCGAGCGATTGTCCAATGCGCAGCGTGCCGGACTGGTCATCGGTTTCGTGGGGATAGCGATCGCAGTTTTGCCAAAGATGATGGCGGTCGGGGCCGCCGGGGTGCCGGTGCCGTTTTATGCTGTGGCCATCAATGTCCTTGGCATGGTTTCGGTCACCTACGGGACGCTTTACCAGAAGAAACATGTCCATGGCGGAAACATCATGGCGGTGGCGACCCTGCAATATGTCGGCGCTTTGCTGATAACTGTGCCATTCACGTTCTTGCTCGAGGATGGCCACATCGACTGGAGCACGGGGCTTCTGGCGACGCTTGCATGGTCGGTCGGGGCAATTTCCATCGGCGCGGTTGCCTTGTTGCTCTATCTTATTCGCAAGGGACAGGTGTCGCGCGCCGCATCACTGATCTATCTTGTGCCTCCGCTTGCTGCCATCGAAGCGGCTGTTCTGTTTGGCGAGACATTGACGACGGCGATGATGGCCGGGACCGTACTTGCGGTCGCGGGCGTCTACCTTGCAAATCGCAAACCTGTTGCTTCGGGGTCCGGCGGTTAA
- a CDS encoding circularly permuted type 2 ATP-grasp protein: MAFDEMMNADNTPRNPYENYNEWYSRQDSAHLIQKSKDAENIFRKTGITFAVYGHADSSEKLIPFDIIPRIISGREWRKLAQGIEQRVLALNAFLDDIYHKQEIIRAGRIPRELIEKNEAFLPEMIGFTPPGGVYTHIVGTDIVRTGEDQFYVLEDNARTPSGVSYMLENRETMMQMFPELFHENRVQRVEDYPYLLRQSLASLAPPGCTGKPRVAVLTPGIYNSAYYEHSFLADMMGVELVEGSDLRVMDGKVKMRTTRGYEAIDVLYRRVDDDFLDPLTFRPDSALGVPGIMDVYRAGNITIANAPGTGISDDKAIYSYMPEIVEFYTGRKPLLENVPTWRCSEPDSLKYVLDNLADLVVKEVHGSGGYGMLVGPTASKRERALFAEKLRARPANYIAQPTLSLSTVPIMVKNGIAPRHVDLRPYVLVSDKVKIIPGGLTRVALKKGSLVVNSSQGGGTKDTWVLED; the protein is encoded by the coding sequence TTGGCATTTGACGAAATGATGAATGCGGACAACACGCCGCGAAACCCATACGAAAACTACAACGAGTGGTACAGTCGACAGGACAGCGCGCACCTGATCCAGAAGTCAAAAGACGCGGAAAACATCTTTCGGAAAACCGGCATTACTTTTGCCGTTTATGGCCACGCTGACAGTTCCGAGAAACTGATACCATTCGACATCATCCCGCGCATCATCTCCGGACGGGAATGGCGAAAGCTGGCGCAGGGTATCGAACAGCGGGTGCTCGCCCTCAACGCCTTCCTCGATGACATCTATCACAAGCAGGAAATCATTCGCGCCGGACGTATTCCCCGCGAACTCATTGAAAAGAATGAGGCCTTCCTGCCGGAAATGATCGGCTTCACGCCACCCGGCGGCGTTTATACTCACATCGTTGGCACGGATATCGTTCGCACCGGTGAAGACCAGTTCTATGTTCTCGAGGACAACGCCCGCACACCATCCGGTGTCAGCTACATGCTGGAAAACCGCGAAACGATGATGCAGATGTTCCCGGAACTGTTCCATGAGAACCGCGTGCAACGGGTGGAGGATTACCCCTACCTGCTGCGGCAGTCGCTGGCATCGCTTGCCCCGCCCGGCTGCACCGGCAAGCCGCGCGTCGCCGTCTTGACGCCGGGCATTTATAATTCCGCCTATTACGAGCATTCGTTCCTTGCCGACATGATGGGCGTCGAACTGGTGGAAGGATCTGACCTGCGTGTCATGGACGGCAAGGTCAAGATGCGCACCACCCGGGGTTACGAGGCAATTGACGTCCTCTATCGCCGCGTCGATGACGACTTCCTCGATCCGCTGACCTTCCGTCCGGATTCCGCCCTTGGCGTACCCGGCATCATGGATGTCTATCGTGCTGGCAATATCACCATTGCCAACGCACCCGGAACCGGCATTTCCGACGATAAGGCGATCTACTCCTATATGCCGGAGATCGTCGAGTTCTATACCGGTCGCAAGCCGCTTCTGGAAAATGTGCCGACATGGCGCTGTTCCGAGCCGGACAGCCTGAAATACGTTCTCGACAACCTGGCCGACCTTGTCGTCAAGGAAGTCCACGGTTCGGGCGGTTACGGCATGCTGGTCGGCCCGACGGCCTCGAAGCGGGAACGAGCGCTTTTCGCAGAGAAGCTGAGGGCGCGCCCGGCCAATTACATTGCGCAGCCCACGCTGTCGCTTTCGACCGTGCCGATCATGGTGAAAAACGGCATCGCGCCGCGCCATGTCGATCTTCGCCCCTATGTCCTCGTTTCTGACAAGGTGAAGATCATTCCCGGCGGTTTGACCCGCGTCGCGCTCAAGAAGGGCTCGCTCGTGGTCAATTCCAGCCAGGGCGGCGGCACCAAGGATACGTGGGTACTGGAGGACTAA
- a CDS encoding alpha-E domain-containing protein, whose protein sequence is MLGRTANGLYWMFRYIERAENIARLIDAGLRMSLTRSGTGDEDWDGVLQSAGVREAFLETNEKVTAVDAIDYLLRERSNPSSVMSCIESGRNNARMVRTALTRETWEATNEFWIELKNLLGRRVKAAELPQIIDVIKHRAGLVRGAFHGSMLRNDLYNFSRIGTFIERADNTARILDVKYYVLLPGMSHVGSSLDNVQWESILRSASAHRSYGWVYDAEYKPANIADFLILNARMPRSLAYCYDKIASNLNYIAEDYGERHQAHETAESIRNTLHTTTINRVMDEGLHEFLERFVIRNGQLGQEITEGYRFYQ, encoded by the coding sequence ATGCTGGGCAGGACGGCAAACGGGCTCTACTGGATGTTCCGGTACATCGAGCGTGCAGAAAACATCGCCCGACTGATCGACGCGGGCTTACGCATGTCGCTGACACGCAGTGGCACCGGCGATGAAGACTGGGATGGCGTACTGCAAAGTGCGGGCGTACGCGAAGCGTTTCTTGAAACCAACGAAAAGGTAACGGCAGTCGACGCGATCGACTACCTGCTGCGTGAGAGATCAAACCCCTCCAGCGTCATGTCCTGCATCGAGTCAGGCCGCAACAACGCCCGCATGGTGCGGACGGCACTGACGCGTGAAACGTGGGAGGCAACGAACGAGTTCTGGATCGAACTGAAAAACCTCCTCGGTCGACGTGTGAAAGCCGCCGAACTGCCGCAAATCATCGATGTCATCAAACATCGCGCCGGACTGGTGCGCGGCGCGTTCCACGGCTCGATGCTGCGCAACGATCTCTACAATTTCTCGCGCATCGGCACGTTCATCGAGCGTGCGGACAACACCGCGCGTATTCTTGATGTGAAGTATTATGTGTTGCTGCCAGGTATGTCGCATGTCGGATCATCGCTCGACAACGTACAGTGGGAATCGATCCTGCGCTCAGCCTCTGCCCACCGTTCCTACGGCTGGGTGTATGACGCAGAGTACAAGCCTGCCAATATTGCCGATTTCCTGATCCTCAACGCCCGCATGCCACGCTCTCTTGCCTATTGCTACGACAAGATCGCCAGCAATCTCAATTACATTGCAGAGGATTACGGCGAGCGGCACCAGGCTCACGAAACGGCCGAAAGCATCCGCAACACCTTGCACACGACGACGATCAATCGCGTCATGGATGAAGGCTTGCACGAGTTTCTGGAAAGATTCGTCATCCGCAATGGACAGTTGGGGCAGGAAATCACGGAAGGCTACCGCTTCTATCAGTAA
- a CDS encoding transglutaminase family protein, translating into MRLKITHTTEYVYDEPMPYALQRLRLTPQTGPCQKVEDWAVAVDGATVEVTYDDHFGNRVSLVETEGPQQQVKVIASGVVETEDRAGVYGYHIGNAPLWLFLRETPRTKPGKLIRELVKVSNGESELARLHDLMENIHRKVEYVPGATDPETTAELALETGKGVCQDHTHILVSAARLIGLPARYVSGYLMMEDVAEQTATHAWAEVHLEGLGWVGFDAANNICPDDRYVRIASGLCYRDCAPVSGMRIGQAGETLNVSVTVQQSQSQSQSQS; encoded by the coding sequence ATGCGTCTGAAAATCACCCATACGACAGAATATGTCTATGACGAGCCAATGCCTTATGCCTTGCAAAGGTTGCGGTTGACACCGCAGACCGGCCCTTGCCAGAAGGTCGAGGATTGGGCTGTCGCAGTCGATGGCGCGACCGTCGAAGTGACCTATGACGACCATTTCGGCAACAGGGTCTCTCTGGTGGAAACCGAAGGTCCACAGCAGCAGGTCAAGGTAATTGCAAGCGGCGTTGTCGAGACCGAAGACAGGGCCGGTGTCTACGGTTACCACATCGGCAATGCACCGCTCTGGCTTTTTCTGCGCGAAACACCACGCACCAAGCCGGGAAAGCTCATTCGGGAGCTGGTCAAGGTGAGCAATGGCGAGAGCGAACTGGCGCGTCTGCACGACCTGATGGAAAACATCCATCGCAAGGTCGAATATGTTCCTGGCGCAACAGACCCGGAAACAACCGCTGAACTGGCGCTGGAAACCGGCAAGGGTGTGTGCCAAGACCACACCCACATTCTTGTATCTGCGGCGCGCCTGATCGGCCTGCCGGCCCGTTACGTTTCCGGTTATCTTATGATGGAGGACGTGGCAGAGCAGACTGCGACCCATGCCTGGGCTGAGGTGCACCTGGAAGGACTTGGCTGGGTCGGTTTCGACGCTGCCAACAACATCTGCCCCGACGACCGATATGTGCGCATCGCATCCGGCCTGTGCTATCGCGATTGCGCGCCTGTCTCCGGCATGCGGATCGGCCAGGCCGGCGAAACCCTGAACGTCTCGGTAACCGTCCAGCAATCGCAGAGCCAGAGCCAATCACAAAGCTGA
- a CDS encoding class I SAM-dependent methyltransferase has translation MTGKDDETIGFYKQNADAYTSAMRNANILYLEPFLQKLPPGATILELGCGSGQDSAFMLERGFDVHPTDGTPAIVAAAQARLGVPVRQLFFDELDDEERYEGIWANACLLHAPRPSLSGIVGRIYRALKRRGVFHASFKAGETDGRDRFGRYFNYPTQEWLTDAYMRHGWQELAIETRQGSGYDREPTEWLHITAIKA, from the coding sequence GTGACGGGCAAGGACGACGAAACAATCGGCTTTTACAAGCAAAATGCCGATGCCTATACGTCGGCAATGCGCAACGCGAACATTCTGTATCTCGAGCCGTTTCTCCAAAAGCTGCCGCCTGGCGCAACGATCCTTGAACTTGGCTGCGGTAGCGGCCAGGACAGCGCTTTCATGCTTGAAAGAGGCTTTGACGTTCATCCGACAGATGGCACACCGGCAATAGTCGCGGCGGCACAGGCAAGACTGGGTGTTCCCGTCAGGCAACTGTTCTTTGATGAACTGGATGACGAGGAGCGATATGAGGGCATCTGGGCAAATGCCTGCCTGTTGCACGCGCCTCGCCCCTCCCTGTCAGGCATCGTAGGCCGTATTTACCGTGCCCTGAAGCGGCGGGGCGTTTTCCATGCAAGTTTCAAGGCAGGTGAAACGGACGGCCGCGACCGGTTTGGTCGGTATTTCAATTACCCCACGCAAGAATGGCTGACGGACGCCTACATGCGGCATGGCTGGCAGGAGCTGGCGATCGAAACACGGCAAGGCAGCGGCTATGACAGAGAGCCGACCGAATGGCTCCATATCACAGCCATCAAGGCATAA
- a CDS encoding transglutaminase family protein, which translates to MLAIVAIDGGGVHGGKEVKAYLVETPLLNYRSRSIQALLAARGWAMLSPFERIGAAYDFVRNDVAFGYNRADDVPATAVLADGYGQCNTKAILLMALLRALEIPCRLHGFTIHKGLQRGIVPEIVYGIAPDSILHSWVEIWFEDRWIELEGFILDARFLRSLQTHFAEQGSSLCGYGAGTDCLDAPAVTWTGRSTYIQKTGINQDLGLFNSPDAFYRQHRQAFHGVKGLLYSFVIRHWMNARVGRIRDGRVPAIPGGSHAHRHKPGGVLS; encoded by the coding sequence ATGCTAGCCATTGTCGCAATTGATGGAGGCGGCGTTCATGGAGGAAAAGAGGTGAAGGCTTATCTGGTGGAGACGCCGTTGTTGAATTATCGCTCGCGCAGCATACAGGCGCTTCTTGCCGCAAGAGGATGGGCCATGTTGTCGCCGTTCGAGCGCATTGGTGCGGCCTATGACTTCGTAAGAAACGATGTCGCCTTCGGTTACAATCGGGCAGACGATGTTCCTGCCACGGCTGTGCTTGCCGACGGCTATGGGCAATGCAATACCAAGGCCATCTTGCTGATGGCACTGCTGCGCGCTTTGGAAATCCCATGCCGTCTGCACGGCTTCACGATCCACAAGGGATTGCAGCGGGGTATCGTGCCCGAAATCGTCTACGGCATCGCGCCTGACAGCATTCTGCACAGTTGGGTCGAGATCTGGTTCGAAGATCGATGGATCGAGCTGGAAGGCTTTATTCTCGACGCGCGGTTTCTGAGAAGCCTGCAAACGCATTTTGCGGAGCAGGGCTCATCCTTGTGTGGTTATGGCGCGGGAACGGATTGTCTTGACGCGCCCGCCGTCACATGGACCGGGCGCAGCACCTATATCCAGAAGACTGGAATCAATCAGGATCTTGGCCTGTTCAACAGTCCTGATGCCTTTTATCGGCAACACAGACAGGCGTTCCACGGGGTAAAAGGCCTGCTCTATTCTTTCGTCATACGACACTGGATGAATGCGCGAGTAGGACGTATCCGTGACGGCCGGGTGCCGGCTATTCCTGGAGGATCTCATGCGCATCGGCACAAGCCGGGTGGTGTCTTGTCATGA
- a CDS encoding lactoylglutathione lyase codes for MKPLGGIMETAIYADDLEAAEQFYGEVFGLEMVRRLPGQFVFFRCGQQMLLIFDPEKSHKADERNPIPRHGTAGQGHFCFRVKDSTEVDAWRDRFIALGIAVEHYHRWGNDSRSVYIRDPAGNSVEVGEGRLWGFDGMPPS; via the coding sequence ATGAAGCCACTCGGCGGCATTATGGAGACAGCCATCTACGCCGATGATCTGGAGGCCGCCGAGCAGTTTTATGGTGAGGTTTTCGGACTTGAAATGGTCAGGAGACTTCCGGGGCAGTTCGTGTTTTTCCGTTGTGGGCAACAGATGTTGCTGATCTTCGACCCGGAGAAATCCCACAAGGCGGACGAGCGCAATCCCATCCCGCGTCACGGTACGGCAGGTCAGGGACATTTCTGTTTTCGGGTAAAAGACAGTACGGAGGTCGATGCATGGCGCGATCGTTTCATCGCTCTCGGCATTGCTGTCGAACATTACCATCGCTGGGGCAATGACAGCCGGTCGGTCTACATCCGCGACCCCGCAGGAAATTCGGTCGAGGTGGGCGAAGGACGACTTTGGGGCTTCGACGGAATGCCCCCCTCATAA
- a CDS encoding GguC protein: MLISQIKDTSGKIVVAVREEGGEARAVNNAESVYALAMEAANGGKSLADVISAHGLGETVDLEKVYAEGRFLPPITHPDPAHLHLTGTGLTHLGSAATRDSMHKKTTEAAEESLTDSMKMFRMGLENGKPKAGEKGVQPEWFYKGNGYVAAAPGAALTSPSFALDGGEEPEMAGIYVISDKGEPVRIGFAVSNEFSDHVTERINYLYLAHSKLRPASFGPEIRVGAPPSDIRGTSRIRRGDKVIFEKPFVSGEDNMSHTFANLEYHHFKYGLFRAPGDVHVHMFGTATLSFADGVKPEAGDVFEIEAAGFGLALKNPLAVDAEEEIAVRQI; this comes from the coding sequence GTGCTAATTTCACAGATCAAGGACACCAGCGGCAAGATCGTCGTGGCAGTTCGCGAAGAGGGCGGCGAAGCGCGTGCCGTCAACAACGCAGAATCCGTTTATGCGCTTGCCATGGAAGCCGCCAACGGTGGCAAGAGCCTTGCGGATGTCATTTCCGCGCATGGTCTGGGCGAGACTGTCGACCTTGAGAAGGTCTATGCAGAAGGCCGTTTTCTGCCGCCGATCACGCATCCGGACCCGGCGCATCTTCATCTGACGGGTACGGGTCTGACGCATCTCGGCTCCGCTGCAACGCGTGACAGCATGCACAAGAAGACAACGGAAGCCGCCGAGGAAAGCCTGACGGATTCTATGAAAATGTTCCGCATGGGCCTTGAGAACGGCAAGCCGAAGGCCGGTGAAAAGGGCGTTCAGCCGGAATGGTTCTATAAGGGCAACGGCTACGTTGCTGCCGCTCCTGGTGCGGCGCTCACCTCTCCATCCTTCGCGCTTGACGGTGGCGAAGAGCCTGAGATGGCTGGCATCTACGTTATCTCTGACAAGGGCGAACCAGTCCGCATCGGCTTTGCTGTTTCGAACGAGTTCTCCGACCACGTCACCGAGCGGATCAACTACCTTTATCTGGCGCATTCCAAGCTGCGTCCGGCAAGCTTTGGCCCGGAAATCCGCGTTGGCGCACCGCCCTCGGACATTCGCGGTACGTCGCGCATTCGTCGTGGCGACAAGGTGATTTTCGAAAAGCCGTTCGTTTCGGGTGAAGACAACATGTCCCACACCTTCGCAAACCTCGAATATCACCATTTCAAATATGGATTGTTCCGTGCACCGGGCGACGTGCATGTCCACATGTTCGGCACTGCAACGCTTTCCTTCGCAGATGGCGTGAAGCCGGAGGCGGGCGACGTATTCGAAATCGAAGCCGCTGGTTTTGGCCTGGCGCTGAAAAACCCGCTTGCCGTCGATGCGGAAGAAGAGATTGCCGTCCGTCAGATCTGA
- a CDS encoding sugar ABC transporter permease produces MSSANTTKEESNIISVSSYIRANIREYGMLIALVAIMVFFQFYTGGILFRPVNLTNLVLQNSFIVIMALGMLLVIVAGHIDLSVGSIVAFVGAIAAILTVQWGMNPFLAALICLVIGGIIGAAQGYWVAYHRIPSFIVTLAGMLVFRGLTLFVLGGKNIGPFPADFQVISTGFLPDIGGIEGLNTTSMILTVLAPIILFYLAWRRRAVNVQHGIDVEPFGFFIAQNLVISAAILFLGYQLSTYRGLPNVLIVMIALIVLYSFVTRRTTIGRRIYALGGNEKATKLSGINTERLNFLTFINMGVLAGLAGMIIATRLNSATPKAGVGFELDVIAACFIGGASASGGVGKITGAVIGAFIMGVMNNGMSIVGLGIDFQQMVKGLVLLAAVFFDVYNKNKG; encoded by the coding sequence ATGAGTTCGGCCAATACAACAAAAGAAGAAAGCAACATCATCTCCGTGTCGTCCTACATTCGCGCCAACATCCGCGAATACGGCATGCTGATCGCGCTCGTCGCCATCATGGTTTTCTTCCAGTTTTATACCGGCGGCATTCTGTTCCGCCCGGTTAACCTGACGAACCTCGTTCTGCAGAACTCGTTCATCGTCATCATGGCGTTGGGCATGCTGCTCGTCATCGTCGCGGGACACATCGATCTTTCGGTGGGGTCGATTGTTGCGTTTGTCGGCGCGATCGCCGCCATATTGACGGTGCAATGGGGCATGAACCCGTTCCTCGCGGCGCTCATTTGTCTTGTCATCGGCGGCATCATCGGTGCTGCGCAGGGCTATTGGGTTGCCTATCACCGCATTCCGTCGTTCATCGTGACGCTGGCGGGCATGCTGGTGTTCCGAGGCCTGACGCTTTTCGTGCTGGGCGGCAAGAACATTGGTCCGTTCCCGGCCGATTTCCAGGTCATCAGCACCGGCTTCCTGCCTGATATCGGCGGTATCGAAGGTCTTAACACGACCTCCATGATCCTGACCGTACTCGCACCGATCATTCTGTTCTATCTGGCCTGGCGTCGTCGTGCCGTGAACGTACAGCACGGCATCGATGTCGAGCCGTTCGGCTTCTTCATCGCCCAGAACCTCGTCATTTCCGCTGCGATCCTGTTCCTCGGCTATCAGCTGTCGACCTATCGTGGCCTGCCGAACGTTCTGATCGTGATGATTGCTCTGATCGTGCTCTATAGCTTCGTGACGCGCCGTACCACCATTGGTCGCCGCATCTATGCGCTGGGTGGCAACGAGAAGGCGACGAAGCTTTCCGGTATCAATACCGAGCGGCTGAACTTCCTGACCTTCATCAACATGGGCGTTCTTGCCGGCCTGGCTGGCATGATCATCGCAACTCGCCTCAACTCGGCGACACCGAAAGCCGGTGTTGGCTTCGAACTGGACGTGATCGCGGCCTGCTTCATCGGCGGTGCTTCTGCATCCGGCGGCGTCGGCAAGATCACCGGTGCGGTTATCGGCGCCTTCATCATGGGTGTCATGAACAACGGCATGTCGATCGTCGGTCTTGGCATCGATTTCCAGCAGATGGTGAAGGGCCTCGTGCTTCTCGCTGCTGTGTTCTTCGACGTCTACAACAAAAACAAGGGCTGA